A single Eremothecium sinecaudum strain ATCC 58844 chromosome VIII, complete sequence DNA region contains:
- the HTB1 gene encoding histone H2B (Syntenic homolog of Ashbya gossypii AGR183C; Syntenic homolog of Saccharomyces cerevisiae YDR224C (HTB1)), with the protein MSSKASKAPASKAPAEKKPAAKKTSSSTDMSKKRTKTRKETYSSYIYKVLKQTHPDTGISQKSMSILNSFVNDIFERIASEASKLAAYNKKSTISAREIQTAVRLILPGELAKHAVSEGTRAVTKYSSSTQA; encoded by the coding sequence ATGTCGTCCAAAGCTTCCAAGGCCCCAGCCTCCAAGGCTCCAGCTGAAAAAAAGCCAGCTGCTAAGAAGACCTCCTCTTCAACTGATATGTCTAAGAAGAGAACTAAGACCAGAAAGGAAACTTACTCATCATATATTTACAAGGTTCTAAAACAAACTCACCCAGATACCGGTATATCGCAGAAGTCGATGTCCATTTTGAACTCTTTTGTGAACGATATTTTCGAAAGAATTGCTTCGGAGGCGTCGAAGTTGGCTGCATACAACAAAAAATCTACTATTTCCGCTAGAGAAATCCAGACTGCTGTCAGGTTGATCTTGCCAGGTGAATTGGCCAAGCACGCTGTTTCTGAAGGAACCAGGGCTGTTACTAAGTACTCCTCTTCCACTCAGGCTTGA
- the CCC1 gene encoding Ccc1p (Syntenic homolog of Ashbya gossypii AGR182C; Syntenic homolog of Saccharomyces cerevisiae YLR220W (CCC1)), which translates to MSLVGIKQLVTSAMKGDNNSDGRTPLLTSDGTSDSSRSHYGTGNMNADRESALGGVNSEFGEKERNSGIFSNVDPRVMSDLIIGLSDGLTVPFALTAGLSSLGDSKLVITGGFAELISGAISMGLGGYLGAKSESDYYHSEVREEKRKFYSNTQLITHDIEDILLEINPDFSDETIVSFIKDLKKDPELMVDFIIRYGRGLEVPAENRQIVSAATIGGGYFVGGFIPLLPYFFVEQVGTGLLLSIIVMAITLFAFGFIKTQISMNGSCTLSKKCIEGVQMMAVGGTAAASAWFFVKLLG; encoded by the coding sequence ATGTCGTTAGTTGGCATCAAACAGCTGGTAACTAGTGCTATGAAAGGAGACAATAATTCAGATGGGCGCACACCCTTGCTTACCAGCGATGGAACATCCGATAGTTCAAGGTCTCACTATGGGACTGGAAACATGAATGCGGACCGCGAATCAGCTCTCGGAGGTGTAAACTCCGAGTTCGGAGAGAAAGAGCGGAATAGTGGGATTTTCAGTAATGTTGATCCTAGGGTTATGTCGGATTTGATTATTGGTTTGAGTGACGGGCTCACGGTTCCATTCGCTTTAACAGCGGGTTTATCTTCTTTGGGTGATTCTAAGCTAGTGATAACTGGTGGCTTTGCAGAGTTGATTTCGGGGGCTATTTCTATGGGATTGGGTGGTTATTTAGGTGCAAAATCTGAATCAGACTATTATCATTCTGAAGTTAGGGAAGAGAAACGTAAATTTTATAGCAACACCCAGTTGATTACCCATGACATTGAAGATATTCTACTTGAAATAAACCCAGATTTCTCCGATGAGACTATTGTATCTTTTATTAAGGATTTGAAGAAGGATCCAGAACTAATGGTGGACTTTATTATTCGTTACGGTCGTGGCTTGGAGGTACCTGCTGAGAATAGACAAATTGTATCGGCAGCCACAATTGGAGGTGGGTATTTTGTTGGAGGCTTTATTCCTTTGTTACCGTATTTCTTTGTGGAGCAGGTTGGAACCGGACTATTACTCTCTATCATTGTGATGGCAATTACTCTATTTGCGTTCGGATTTATAAAAACACAAATATCAATGAACGGCAGTTGTACGCTAAGTAAGAAATGCATTGAAGGTGTGCAAATGATGGCGGTAGGTGGAACAGCCGCTGCCTCTGCCTGGTTTTTCGTTAAGCTTCTCGGTTAA